In Ostrea edulis chromosome 6, xbOstEdul1.1, whole genome shotgun sequence, a single window of DNA contains:
- the LOC130047050 gene encoding signal transducer and activator of transcription 5B-like isoform X2: protein MSIWAKTQLLPPELLKHVSSMYEGSQIPIEVRHYFADWIEDQPWGQIDENSSNQQDQSFAQQLLNKLIEELESKAAELPQQNEFFILKLKFQEVASQFRYTQRPMELVRTIKRNLAMEESLVHQHENPDASVRFPPYLSISKNKPAADTDTVQKRSDDLELLLSSVALDVKPTETPMPVFDKDKLIMSKIENIGIQITEAERMIRELSHKQEEFTINYQKQLQINSQINQTHSDKYLATLSQEDLMRVTTETRKTLEKQKKNLEGVLAREAQTIARARVEIAGKLSNNFECLEEVRQQVVDQELIEWKRQQQLAGNGAKIDPNLLENLQKWVESTVDLVWKSRQQVLKLEGLCSRIPMQLSDGRDDVVSTLNSKITSILSSIVTSTFIVETQPPQVLKRDSRFSARVRLLVGGKLTIHLTPPTVTASIISEAQAKLLLRGPNRRPEHNCGKILNNSGLMEYQPQKGELSIEFRNMILKTIKRAEKRGTEVSGTFAVTEEKFCILFQSSFHLGMTVNELQFEVWTISLPVVVTVHGNQECNAVATILWDNQFSEPGRMPFTVPDQVPWPELVNLLNTKFSSLTERGLTHENKQYLATKLFGGSIEDNLSQKTVSWSSFNRDPLPARNYTFWEWYYQAMKLTKEHMRGPWKEGFINGFISKLDSQRLLEKRPLGTFLLRFSDNFIGGITIACLVEDNKTGKKQILNLLPFSGKDFQIRGLAERINDLPQLLTLYPEIPKHVAFSRFMRQTAHHQGAQGTDGYVRHELRNLMVPDPEMNGMAGFTMCTENPQSPQLEINGRDSPGTCMSPQNLQVYNTPDAGMDLDQYHLQELPGSGMDYDADSMLEMNDFSDINLSSFLETANAVLGQNFNNNTTMNSMNGSS from the exons ATGTCGATTTGGGCCAAGACCCAGCTGCTGCCTCCAGAACTCCTTAAACATGTGTCTAGTATGTATGAGGGTTCGCAGATCCCAATCGAGGTCCGGCACTACTTTGCTGACTGGATAGAAGATCAGCCATG GGGACAGATCGATGAAAACAGCAGTAATCAGCAAGATCAATCATTTGCTCAACAGCTTTTGAACAAACTCATTGAAGAGCTTGAGAGCAAGGCAGCTGAACTTCCACAACAAAATGAATTCTTCATACTCAAGCTCAAATTTCAGGAGGTTGCCAGTCAGTTCAGA TACACACAAAGACCGATGGAACTGGTCCGCACAATCAAACGCAACTTGGCCATGGAAGAATCTTTGGTTCACCAACATGAAAAT cCTGATGCATCGGTAAGATTTCCTCCTTATTTATCAATCAGTAAAAACAAACCTGCAGCAGATACAGACACAGTTCAGAAAAGATCAGATGACCTTGAACTCCTTCTCTCCTCTGTAGCACTTGATGTCAAG CCAACTGAAACCCCTATGCCTGTGTTTGACAAGGACAAGCTCATCATGTCGAAGATTGAAAATATTGGTATTCAGATAACA GAAGCAGAGAGAATGATAAGAGAATTGTCACATAAGCAGGAGGAGTTCACCATTAACTACCAGAAGCAGCTCCAGATTAACA gCCAAATAAATCAGACACATTCAGATAAATATTTGGCAACTTTGTCCCAAGAGGATCTGATGCGAGTAACAACAGAAACCAGAAAAACTCTAGAAAAGCAGAAAAAGAACTTAGAGGGAGTTTTAGCAAGAGAGGCACAAACCATTGCCAGAGCCAGAGTG gaAATTGCAGGCAAGTTGAGTAACAACTTTGAGTGTTTGGAGGAAGTCAGGCAGCAGGTTGTTGACCAAGAGCTGATCGAGTGGAAGCGGCAACAGCAGTTAGCAGGAAACGGAGCGAAAATTGATCCTAATTTactagaaaatttacaaaaatg GGTGGAGTCGACTGTGGATTTGGTGTGGAAGAGCAGGCAACAGGTGTTGAAGCTGGAGGGGTTGTGCAGTAGGATTCCGATGCAGCTATCGGATGGCAGGGATGACGTGGTATCCACGCTAAACAGTAAAATAACCAGCATTCTGTCCTCCATTGTTACAAG CACATTTATTGTCGAAACACAACCACCACAAGTACTGAAGAGGGACTCCAGGTTCAGTGCAAGGGTGCGTCTGCTGGTCGGTGGCAAGCTTACCATTCACTTGACCCCTCCGACTGTTACTGCCTCCATCATCAG TGAGGCCCAAGCTAAGCTGTTATTGAGGGGTCCCAATCGACGTCCTGAACACAACTGTGGAAAGATCCTCAACAACTCAGGCTTAATGGAGTACCAGCCACAAAAAGGGGAACTCAGCATCGAGTTCAGGAACATG ATTCTGAAGACCATTAAACGGGCCGAAAAGCGAGGAACAGAAGTGAGTGGTACATTT GCTGTAACGGAGGAGAAATTCTGCATTCTGTTCCAAAGCTCCTTTCACCTGGGAATGACTGTGAATGAGTTGCAGTTCGAAGTCTGG ACCATTTCCTTGCCTGTGGTGGTAACAGTGCATGGCAACCAGGAATGCAATGCTGTGGCCACCATCTTGTGGGATAACCAGTTTAGTGAACCA ggGAGGATGCCTTTCACAGTACCTGACCAGGTGCCATGGCCAGAACTAGTCAATCTATTGAACACCAAGTTTTCGTCTCTGACAGAACGCGGACTCACTCACGAGAACAAACAATATCTTGCCACTAAGCTCTTTG GTGGTTCAATTGAGGACAACTTATCGCAAAAGACGGTGTCCTGGAGTAGCTTCAATAGG GATCCTCTGCCTGCCAGAAATTACACATTCTGGGAGTGGTACTACCAAGCCATGAAGCTGACTAAGGAACACATGCGTGGTCCATGGAAAGAAGG GTTTATCAACGGGTTCATAAGTAAGCTGGATTCCCAGCGACTGCTGGAAAAACGGCCACTGGGAACATTTCTGCTGCGATTTAGTGACAATTTCATCGGCGGAATTACAATTGCTTGTCTAGTAGAGGACAACAAAACTG GTAAGAAACAGATCTTGAACTTGCTCCCATTCAGTGGCAAGGACTTCCAGATCCGAGGATTAGCGGAGAGGATTAATGACCTGCCACAGCTATTGACTCTGTATCCAGAAATCCCCAAACATGTGGCGTTCAGCCGCTTCATGAGACAAACTG CCCACCATCAAGGCGCACAAGGCACCGATGGTTACGTCCGACACGAGTTGAGGAATTTAATGGTACCTGATCCAGAAATGAATGG tatGGCTGGATTTACCATGTGCACAGAGAACCCCCAGTCTCCACAGCTGGAAATCAATGGGAGGGATTCACCGGGGACATGTATGTCCCCTCAAAACCTGCAAGTTTACAACACTCCTGATGC aggtATGGATTTAGATCAGTACCACCTGCAGGAGTTGCCCGGGTCAGGAATGGATTACGATGCTGACAGCATGCTGGAGATGAACGATTTTTCTGACATTAATCTCAGCAGTTTCTTAGAAACAGCGAATGCTGTGTTGGGTCAGAATTTCAACAACAACACGACCATGAACAGTATGAATGGGTCCTCATAA
- the LOC130047050 gene encoding signal transducer and activator of transcription 5B-like isoform X1, whose amino-acid sequence MSIWAKTQLLPPELLKHVSSMYEGSQIPIEVRHYFADWIEDQPWGQIDENSSNQQDQSFAQQLLNKLIEELESKAAELPQQNEFFILKLKFQEVASQFRTQYTQRPMELVRTIKRNLAMEESLVHQHENPDASVRFPPYLSISKNKPAADTDTVQKRSDDLELLLSSVALDVKPTETPMPVFDKDKLIMSKIENIGIQITEAERMIRELSHKQEEFTINYQKQLQINSQINQTHSDKYLATLSQEDLMRVTTETRKTLEKQKKNLEGVLAREAQTIARARVEIAGKLSNNFECLEEVRQQVVDQELIEWKRQQQLAGNGAKIDPNLLENLQKWVESTVDLVWKSRQQVLKLEGLCSRIPMQLSDGRDDVVSTLNSKITSILSSIVTSTFIVETQPPQVLKRDSRFSARVRLLVGGKLTIHLTPPTVTASIISEAQAKLLLRGPNRRPEHNCGKILNNSGLMEYQPQKGELSIEFRNMILKTIKRAEKRGTEVSGTFAVTEEKFCILFQSSFHLGMTVNELQFEVWTISLPVVVTVHGNQECNAVATILWDNQFSEPGRMPFTVPDQVPWPELVNLLNTKFSSLTERGLTHENKQYLATKLFGGSIEDNLSQKTVSWSSFNRDPLPARNYTFWEWYYQAMKLTKEHMRGPWKEGFINGFISKLDSQRLLEKRPLGTFLLRFSDNFIGGITIACLVEDNKTGKKQILNLLPFSGKDFQIRGLAERINDLPQLLTLYPEIPKHVAFSRFMRQTAHHQGAQGTDGYVRHELRNLMVPDPEMNGMAGFTMCTENPQSPQLEINGRDSPGTCMSPQNLQVYNTPDAGMDLDQYHLQELPGSGMDYDADSMLEMNDFSDINLSSFLETANAVLGQNFNNNTTMNSMNGSS is encoded by the exons ATGTCGATTTGGGCCAAGACCCAGCTGCTGCCTCCAGAACTCCTTAAACATGTGTCTAGTATGTATGAGGGTTCGCAGATCCCAATCGAGGTCCGGCACTACTTTGCTGACTGGATAGAAGATCAGCCATG GGGACAGATCGATGAAAACAGCAGTAATCAGCAAGATCAATCATTTGCTCAACAGCTTTTGAACAAACTCATTGAAGAGCTTGAGAGCAAGGCAGCTGAACTTCCACAACAAAATGAATTCTTCATACTCAAGCTCAAATTTCAGGAGGTTGCCAGTCAGTTCAG AACCCAGTACACACAAAGACCGATGGAACTGGTCCGCACAATCAAACGCAACTTGGCCATGGAAGAATCTTTGGTTCACCAACATGAAAAT cCTGATGCATCGGTAAGATTTCCTCCTTATTTATCAATCAGTAAAAACAAACCTGCAGCAGATACAGACACAGTTCAGAAAAGATCAGATGACCTTGAACTCCTTCTCTCCTCTGTAGCACTTGATGTCAAG CCAACTGAAACCCCTATGCCTGTGTTTGACAAGGACAAGCTCATCATGTCGAAGATTGAAAATATTGGTATTCAGATAACA GAAGCAGAGAGAATGATAAGAGAATTGTCACATAAGCAGGAGGAGTTCACCATTAACTACCAGAAGCAGCTCCAGATTAACA gCCAAATAAATCAGACACATTCAGATAAATATTTGGCAACTTTGTCCCAAGAGGATCTGATGCGAGTAACAACAGAAACCAGAAAAACTCTAGAAAAGCAGAAAAAGAACTTAGAGGGAGTTTTAGCAAGAGAGGCACAAACCATTGCCAGAGCCAGAGTG gaAATTGCAGGCAAGTTGAGTAACAACTTTGAGTGTTTGGAGGAAGTCAGGCAGCAGGTTGTTGACCAAGAGCTGATCGAGTGGAAGCGGCAACAGCAGTTAGCAGGAAACGGAGCGAAAATTGATCCTAATTTactagaaaatttacaaaaatg GGTGGAGTCGACTGTGGATTTGGTGTGGAAGAGCAGGCAACAGGTGTTGAAGCTGGAGGGGTTGTGCAGTAGGATTCCGATGCAGCTATCGGATGGCAGGGATGACGTGGTATCCACGCTAAACAGTAAAATAACCAGCATTCTGTCCTCCATTGTTACAAG CACATTTATTGTCGAAACACAACCACCACAAGTACTGAAGAGGGACTCCAGGTTCAGTGCAAGGGTGCGTCTGCTGGTCGGTGGCAAGCTTACCATTCACTTGACCCCTCCGACTGTTACTGCCTCCATCATCAG TGAGGCCCAAGCTAAGCTGTTATTGAGGGGTCCCAATCGACGTCCTGAACACAACTGTGGAAAGATCCTCAACAACTCAGGCTTAATGGAGTACCAGCCACAAAAAGGGGAACTCAGCATCGAGTTCAGGAACATG ATTCTGAAGACCATTAAACGGGCCGAAAAGCGAGGAACAGAAGTGAGTGGTACATTT GCTGTAACGGAGGAGAAATTCTGCATTCTGTTCCAAAGCTCCTTTCACCTGGGAATGACTGTGAATGAGTTGCAGTTCGAAGTCTGG ACCATTTCCTTGCCTGTGGTGGTAACAGTGCATGGCAACCAGGAATGCAATGCTGTGGCCACCATCTTGTGGGATAACCAGTTTAGTGAACCA ggGAGGATGCCTTTCACAGTACCTGACCAGGTGCCATGGCCAGAACTAGTCAATCTATTGAACACCAAGTTTTCGTCTCTGACAGAACGCGGACTCACTCACGAGAACAAACAATATCTTGCCACTAAGCTCTTTG GTGGTTCAATTGAGGACAACTTATCGCAAAAGACGGTGTCCTGGAGTAGCTTCAATAGG GATCCTCTGCCTGCCAGAAATTACACATTCTGGGAGTGGTACTACCAAGCCATGAAGCTGACTAAGGAACACATGCGTGGTCCATGGAAAGAAGG GTTTATCAACGGGTTCATAAGTAAGCTGGATTCCCAGCGACTGCTGGAAAAACGGCCACTGGGAACATTTCTGCTGCGATTTAGTGACAATTTCATCGGCGGAATTACAATTGCTTGTCTAGTAGAGGACAACAAAACTG GTAAGAAACAGATCTTGAACTTGCTCCCATTCAGTGGCAAGGACTTCCAGATCCGAGGATTAGCGGAGAGGATTAATGACCTGCCACAGCTATTGACTCTGTATCCAGAAATCCCCAAACATGTGGCGTTCAGCCGCTTCATGAGACAAACTG CCCACCATCAAGGCGCACAAGGCACCGATGGTTACGTCCGACACGAGTTGAGGAATTTAATGGTACCTGATCCAGAAATGAATGG tatGGCTGGATTTACCATGTGCACAGAGAACCCCCAGTCTCCACAGCTGGAAATCAATGGGAGGGATTCACCGGGGACATGTATGTCCCCTCAAAACCTGCAAGTTTACAACACTCCTGATGC aggtATGGATTTAGATCAGTACCACCTGCAGGAGTTGCCCGGGTCAGGAATGGATTACGATGCTGACAGCATGCTGGAGATGAACGATTTTTCTGACATTAATCTCAGCAGTTTCTTAGAAACAGCGAATGCTGTGTTGGGTCAGAATTTCAACAACAACACGACCATGAACAGTATGAATGGGTCCTCATAA
- the LOC130047050 gene encoding signal transducer and activator of transcription 5B-like isoform X3 has protein sequence MSIWAKTQLLPPELLKHVSSMYEGSQIPIEVRHYFADWIEDQPWGQIDENSSNQQDQSFAQQLLNKLIEELESKAAELPQQNEFFILKLKFQEVASQFRTQYTQRPMELVRTIKRNLAMEESLVHQHENPDASVRFPPYLSISKNKPAADTDTVQKRSDDLELLLSSVALDVKPTETPMPVFDKDKLIMSKIENIGIQITEAERMIRELSHKQEEFTINYQKQLQINSQINQTHSDKYLATLSQEDLMRVTTETRKTLEKQKKNLEGVLAREAQTIARARVEIAGKLSNNFECLEEVRQQVVDQELIEWKRQQQLAGNGAKIDPNLLENLQKWVESTVDLVWKSRQQVLKLEGLCSRIPMQLSDGRDDVVSTLNSKITSILSSIVTSTFIVETQPPQVLKRDSRFSARVRLLVGGKLTIHLTPPTVTASIISEAQAKLLLRGPNRRPEHNCGKILNNSGLMEYQPQKGELSIEFRNMILKTIKRAEKRGTEAVTEEKFCILFQSSFHLGMTVNELQFEVWTISLPVVVTVHGNQECNAVATILWDNQFSEPGRMPFTVPDQVPWPELVNLLNTKFSSLTERGLTHENKQYLATKLFGGSIEDNLSQKTVSWSSFNRDPLPARNYTFWEWYYQAMKLTKEHMRGPWKEGFINGFISKLDSQRLLEKRPLGTFLLRFSDNFIGGITIACLVEDNKTGKKQILNLLPFSGKDFQIRGLAERINDLPQLLTLYPEIPKHVAFSRFMRQTAHHQGAQGTDGYVRHELRNLMVPDPEMNGMAGFTMCTENPQSPQLEINGRDSPGTCMSPQNLQVYNTPDAGMDLDQYHLQELPGSGMDYDADSMLEMNDFSDINLSSFLETANAVLGQNFNNNTTMNSMNGSS, from the exons ATGTCGATTTGGGCCAAGACCCAGCTGCTGCCTCCAGAACTCCTTAAACATGTGTCTAGTATGTATGAGGGTTCGCAGATCCCAATCGAGGTCCGGCACTACTTTGCTGACTGGATAGAAGATCAGCCATG GGGACAGATCGATGAAAACAGCAGTAATCAGCAAGATCAATCATTTGCTCAACAGCTTTTGAACAAACTCATTGAAGAGCTTGAGAGCAAGGCAGCTGAACTTCCACAACAAAATGAATTCTTCATACTCAAGCTCAAATTTCAGGAGGTTGCCAGTCAGTTCAG AACCCAGTACACACAAAGACCGATGGAACTGGTCCGCACAATCAAACGCAACTTGGCCATGGAAGAATCTTTGGTTCACCAACATGAAAAT cCTGATGCATCGGTAAGATTTCCTCCTTATTTATCAATCAGTAAAAACAAACCTGCAGCAGATACAGACACAGTTCAGAAAAGATCAGATGACCTTGAACTCCTTCTCTCCTCTGTAGCACTTGATGTCAAG CCAACTGAAACCCCTATGCCTGTGTTTGACAAGGACAAGCTCATCATGTCGAAGATTGAAAATATTGGTATTCAGATAACA GAAGCAGAGAGAATGATAAGAGAATTGTCACATAAGCAGGAGGAGTTCACCATTAACTACCAGAAGCAGCTCCAGATTAACA gCCAAATAAATCAGACACATTCAGATAAATATTTGGCAACTTTGTCCCAAGAGGATCTGATGCGAGTAACAACAGAAACCAGAAAAACTCTAGAAAAGCAGAAAAAGAACTTAGAGGGAGTTTTAGCAAGAGAGGCACAAACCATTGCCAGAGCCAGAGTG gaAATTGCAGGCAAGTTGAGTAACAACTTTGAGTGTTTGGAGGAAGTCAGGCAGCAGGTTGTTGACCAAGAGCTGATCGAGTGGAAGCGGCAACAGCAGTTAGCAGGAAACGGAGCGAAAATTGATCCTAATTTactagaaaatttacaaaaatg GGTGGAGTCGACTGTGGATTTGGTGTGGAAGAGCAGGCAACAGGTGTTGAAGCTGGAGGGGTTGTGCAGTAGGATTCCGATGCAGCTATCGGATGGCAGGGATGACGTGGTATCCACGCTAAACAGTAAAATAACCAGCATTCTGTCCTCCATTGTTACAAG CACATTTATTGTCGAAACACAACCACCACAAGTACTGAAGAGGGACTCCAGGTTCAGTGCAAGGGTGCGTCTGCTGGTCGGTGGCAAGCTTACCATTCACTTGACCCCTCCGACTGTTACTGCCTCCATCATCAG TGAGGCCCAAGCTAAGCTGTTATTGAGGGGTCCCAATCGACGTCCTGAACACAACTGTGGAAAGATCCTCAACAACTCAGGCTTAATGGAGTACCAGCCACAAAAAGGGGAACTCAGCATCGAGTTCAGGAACATG ATTCTGAAGACCATTAAACGGGCCGAAAAGCGAGGAACAGAA GCTGTAACGGAGGAGAAATTCTGCATTCTGTTCCAAAGCTCCTTTCACCTGGGAATGACTGTGAATGAGTTGCAGTTCGAAGTCTGG ACCATTTCCTTGCCTGTGGTGGTAACAGTGCATGGCAACCAGGAATGCAATGCTGTGGCCACCATCTTGTGGGATAACCAGTTTAGTGAACCA ggGAGGATGCCTTTCACAGTACCTGACCAGGTGCCATGGCCAGAACTAGTCAATCTATTGAACACCAAGTTTTCGTCTCTGACAGAACGCGGACTCACTCACGAGAACAAACAATATCTTGCCACTAAGCTCTTTG GTGGTTCAATTGAGGACAACTTATCGCAAAAGACGGTGTCCTGGAGTAGCTTCAATAGG GATCCTCTGCCTGCCAGAAATTACACATTCTGGGAGTGGTACTACCAAGCCATGAAGCTGACTAAGGAACACATGCGTGGTCCATGGAAAGAAGG GTTTATCAACGGGTTCATAAGTAAGCTGGATTCCCAGCGACTGCTGGAAAAACGGCCACTGGGAACATTTCTGCTGCGATTTAGTGACAATTTCATCGGCGGAATTACAATTGCTTGTCTAGTAGAGGACAACAAAACTG GTAAGAAACAGATCTTGAACTTGCTCCCATTCAGTGGCAAGGACTTCCAGATCCGAGGATTAGCGGAGAGGATTAATGACCTGCCACAGCTATTGACTCTGTATCCAGAAATCCCCAAACATGTGGCGTTCAGCCGCTTCATGAGACAAACTG CCCACCATCAAGGCGCACAAGGCACCGATGGTTACGTCCGACACGAGTTGAGGAATTTAATGGTACCTGATCCAGAAATGAATGG tatGGCTGGATTTACCATGTGCACAGAGAACCCCCAGTCTCCACAGCTGGAAATCAATGGGAGGGATTCACCGGGGACATGTATGTCCCCTCAAAACCTGCAAGTTTACAACACTCCTGATGC aggtATGGATTTAGATCAGTACCACCTGCAGGAGTTGCCCGGGTCAGGAATGGATTACGATGCTGACAGCATGCTGGAGATGAACGATTTTTCTGACATTAATCTCAGCAGTTTCTTAGAAACAGCGAATGCTGTGTTGGGTCAGAATTTCAACAACAACACGACCATGAACAGTATGAATGGGTCCTCATAA
- the LOC125647479 gene encoding uncharacterized protein LOC125647479, with the protein MEMEGNCIRERDKKGRFKKAPSTATTTISTCTDENNNHPDFIDVNSEDPLAQVDEYDENKETFDLFQGRRVVEFSILVDHLQRGCFLCHTPLDLVDCEKERRHGLASLLYVRRRKCDELTIIPTGKRHNIGQNGQGPFDINTKFAVVKVNWCSLMMLGGKSEEVVETTIVSQDTHQ; encoded by the exons ATGGAAATGGAGGGGAATTGTATACGAGAAAGAGATAAGAAAGGTCGGTTCAAGAAAGCCCCATCTACTGCTACTACAACCATTAGCACATGTACCGATGAAAATAACAACCACCCTGACTTCATCGATGTCAACAGCGAAGATCCACTAGCACAGGTAGATGaatatgatgaaaataaagagacATTTGACCTGTTCCAAGGCAGAAGAGTTGTTGAATTTTCGATTCTGGTGGATCATTTGCAAAGAGGGTGCTTTCTGTGTCATACGCCTTTGGATCTTGTTGACTGTGAGAAAGAGAGACGTCATGGACTAGCCAGCTTACTGTATGTGAGACGCAGGAAATGCGACGAACTGACAATCATTCCAACTGGTAAACGACACAATATAGGTCAGAATGGTCAAGGTCCTTTTGATATCAACACCAAATTTGCTGTTG tGAAAGTGAATTGGTGCTCTCTTATGATGCTGGGTGGCAAAAGCGAGGAAGTGGTAGAAACTACAATAGTCTCTCAG GACACACATCAGTGA